Proteins found in one Bacillus subtilis subsp. subtilis str. 168 genomic segment:
- the yoqW gene encoding putative stress-associated peptidase; putative general secretion pathway protein; phage SPbeta (Evidence 3: Putative function from multiple computational evidences; Product type e: enzyme), with product MCGRFTLFSEFDDIIEQFNIDQFLPEGEYHPSYNVAPSQNILTIINDGSNNRLGKLRWGLIPPWAKDEKIGYKMINARAETLSEKPSFRKPLVSKRCIIPADSFYEWKRLDPKTKIPMRIKLKSSNLFAFAGLYEKWNTPEGNPLYTCTIITTKPNELMEDIHDRMPVILTDENEKEWLNPKNTDPDYLQSLLQPYDADDMEAYQVSSLVNSPKNNSPELIESH from the coding sequence ATGTGTGGCAGGTTCACTTTATTTTCTGAGTTTGATGACATCATTGAGCAATTCAATATAGATCAATTCTTACCTGAAGGTGAATATCACCCTAGCTATAATGTCGCTCCTTCACAAAACATCCTGACAATCATCAACGATGGATCCAATAACCGTCTGGGCAAACTTAGATGGGGTCTTATCCCTCCATGGGCTAAAGACGAAAAGATCGGCTATAAAATGATTAATGCCCGTGCTGAAACATTGTCCGAGAAACCCAGCTTTCGAAAGCCGCTCGTAAGCAAACGTTGTATCATACCGGCTGACAGTTTTTATGAATGGAAACGCCTTGATCCAAAGACTAAGATTCCTATGCGGATTAAACTTAAATCGTCCAATCTCTTCGCTTTTGCAGGCTTATACGAAAAGTGGAACACACCAGAAGGCAATCCTTTATACACTTGCACAATCATTACAACAAAGCCTAATGAGCTTATGGAAGACATCCATGATCGGATGCCGGTTATCCTTACTGATGAGAACGAAAAGGAATGGCTCAACCCTAAAAATACTGATCCTGATTATCTACAAAGCTTACTGCAGCCATATGATGCTGATGACATGGAAGCATACCA
- the yoqX gene encoding conserved protein of unknown function; SPbeta phage (Evidence 4: Unknown function but conserved in other organisms; Product type h: extrachromosomal origin): MPQQTVEVKEVDVLIRGIWRKKKFTDIQKGQTFKIEENGRTKKYIARTDPYWDDMFETYIIDLLDKNKIRRNK; this comes from the coding sequence ATGCCGCAGCAAACAGTTGAGGTTAAAGAAGTTGATGTGTTGATTAGGGGAATATGGAGAAAGAAAAAGTTCACCGATATTCAAAAGGGGCAAACCTTTAAGATTGAGGAGAACGGAAGAACAAAGAAATACATAGCGAGAACAGATCCTTATTGGGATGACATGTTTGAAACTTACATTATTGATTTGTTGGATAAAAATAAAATTAGAAGAAATAAGTAA
- the pghZ gene encoding gamma-polyglutamate hydrolase; phage SPbeta (Evidence 1a: Function from experimental evidences in the studied strain; PubMedId: 26158264; Product type h: extrachromosomal origin): protein MLKFKNRIVEKRVKGAEKASFGGPVLLYRTLRKVTKLYKYITDKKSFPILVTSLFALFNPNSVLAADKYSNFEELKENESPLSYNILTTDVDRRVLILAPHGGGIEGGTSELARELSKSYSAYLFEGLRIPGASELHITSTNFDEPQALDLLSKHDLTISIHGYASSKKHTLVGGTDREKAAKITSLLTDAGFSAELLSEDSRLAGTNEQNIANKNSTGMSIQLEISTEQRREMFNTFTLAGRNGTQNQVFYDYIAVLTKFINENVYCMAGVAP from the coding sequence TTGTTAAAGTTTAAAAACAGAATAGTAGAAAAAAGAGTTAAGGGGGCAGAGAAGGCAAGCTTTGGCGGGCCAGTCCTTCTCTACCGCACACTTCGCAAGGTTACGAAGCTATATAAGTATATCACAGACAAGAAGTCTTTTCCAATCCTAGTTACTTCATTGTTTGCATTGTTTAATCCCAATTCAGTTCTAGCTGCAGATAAGTATAGTAATTTTGAAGAGTTGAAAGAAAATGAGTCACCTTTGAGCTATAACATTCTAACTACCGATGTTGACAGGAGAGTGCTTATTCTGGCACCCCATGGTGGAGGTATTGAAGGAGGGACTAGTGAGCTTGCAAGAGAATTAAGTAAGTCTTACTCTGCCTATCTATTTGAAGGTTTAAGGATACCAGGAGCTTCTGAGTTGCATATTACAAGTACGAATTTCGATGAACCTCAAGCTTTAGATTTATTGAGTAAGCATGATTTAACAATCTCAATTCATGGGTATGCATCAAGTAAGAAACACACTTTAGTTGGTGGGACAGACAGAGAAAAAGCAGCAAAGATCACATCATTACTTACCGATGCAGGCTTTTCTGCAGAATTACTGTCTGAAGATTCCCGTTTAGCAGGCACAAATGAGCAGAACATTGCTAATAAAAATAGCACTGGTATGAGTATTCAACTTGAAATAAGCACTGAACAACGAAGAGAAATGTTTAATACTTTTACACTGGCTGGACGCAATGGAACGCAGAATCAAGTTTTTTATGACTATATTGCTGTTCTAACTAAATTCATTAATGAAAATGTGTATTGTATGGCTGGTGTAGCACCATGA
- the yoqY gene encoding hypothetical protein; phage SPbeta (Evidence 5: Unknown function), which yields MNLYEIMLEHFAPKGSERGIFTYLLAQSDEEVYEWLKTDPSLSDGRAVYTPYQDNEANGKTYAIYNQSFDIVGHEKYKDRMIRLKGELNDEVELTDLYYGMTLVGWSMVKSDIPSEQIELLKDTGISIESA from the coding sequence ATGAACTTATATGAAATTATGTTAGAGCACTTTGCACCCAAGGGAAGTGAGCGGGGTATCTTTACATATTTGCTTGCTCAATCTGATGAAGAGGTATATGAATGGTTGAAAACTGATCCGAGCTTGTCTGACGGCAGGGCAGTCTATACCCCATATCAAGACAACGAAGCAAACGGTAAAACATATGCAATTTATAATCAGAGCTTTGATATTGTTGGTCATGAAAAATATAAAGATCGAATGATTCGATTAAAAGGTGAGTTGAATGATGAAGTTGAACTAACCGATCTTTATTACGGAATGACCTTAGTCGGGTGGAGTATGGTGAAATCGGATATTCCATCGGAACAAATTGAATTGTTAAAAGATACTGGCATCAGTATTGAGTCTGCATAA